TGGCAGTGTGGTTTTTTGTCTCAATTAAGTTGTGAAGAACTTTTGCTTGTATTTCCATGCAGTGATGTTGGATGACATCTTTTGTCTCCGCAGGTGAGATCGATAGATGTTTGAAAAAAGTAGCTGAAGGTGTTGAACAGTTCGAAGACATCTGGCAAAAGGTAAAGTGCATCCTGCACTTGTTTAATTCTCTCTTTCAAAAATGGATGtggttaaattaaaaatatctaatttgtttgtcttcattttagCTCCACAATGCAGCCAATGCAAACCAGAAGGAAAAATATGAGGCTGACCTCaagaaagagattaaaaaacTACAGGTAAAACAAGTTAACACAAATTTCCTCTCTTGTTGTCCCTTTATCTGTGCTGGTGATCAACAGAGGGTCTGTCTGAAAATTGGGAACgtgtttaaacattttcatcatctgtCCTCTTTCCAGCGATTGAGAGATCAGATAAAAACATGGGTGGCCTCAAATGAGATCAAAGACAAAAGGCAGCTAGTCGAGAACCGCAAACTCATTGAAACGGTAAGGTTCTCCATCATTTCctattttctgttattattttcacagtaaaatacaGCGTTTCAACATCAGCACATCAAAACAGTTAACTAAATAGGGCttatgttatttttctctcttaagCAAATGGAGCGGTTCAAGGTGGTGGAAcgtgaaacaaaaacaaaagcctaCTCGAAAGAAGGCTTGGGGCTCGCTCAGAAAGTGGATCCAGCTCagagggaaaaggaggaaacGGGGCAGTGGCTAACAGTAATACACATTTTACAACATTCACATCTGTTGTACATTTTAGTTGCTGGAATTTATCTTGATACCTTTTTCTACCTTGTGCCaaaggtgaagaagaaaaaggaaaacttaAGAATGAACACAGCATGTGAAATTTGAAAGAACTGGTCAAAACTCTATCAGATAGGGCTTATTAAGTAAAGCAGTTTTGGCAAATTCCACtaacactcttttttttttttccttcttgccTCCTCTTCACCTGCAGAACACGATAGACACTCTAAATATGCAGGTGGATCAGTTTGAAAGTGAGGTGGAATCTCTTTCTGTTCAGACGCGAAAGAAGAAGGGCGATAAAGAGGCAAGTCCTCCCACCTCACTCTCCTCAAGGATGTTTATTCTTACCCATTAGAAATACTGTAAGTTTGGCTAAAATCTTTGTCATAATCTACACACTCATCATCGTCTATCTCGTAGAAGCAGGATCGTATTGAGGAGCTCAAGCGGTTGATTGAGAGGCATCGATTCCACATCCGCATGTTGGAAACCATTTTACGAATGCTGGACAATGACTCAATAGCAGTGGATTCGATCCAGAAGATCAAAGATGATGTTGAATACTACATTGATTCCTCCCAAGACCCAGACTTTGAGGAGAACGAGTTCCTGTATGATGACTTAGACCTGGAAGACATCCGTGAGTAGAACACGGTTGCGTGTTGggatgatgtttttaaattttattacaATAGCAGACATtgagggaggagggggcggGGATTGTAATGAAAAAACATCTGACTCTTGTCTctgttctgtctttctctcataGCTGCAGCATTAGTTGCAACTTCTCCGTCAGGTCAGGGCAATGTGGAAGATGAGATGTATCTCCACTCCAGCAGCACTCCCActtccaccacctcctcttcacccatccctccatccccgGCCACTTGCACTGCAGTAAGTTCTTGTCTTTGTATCATTGACAGTTGTGTCGGGGTGTTAAAGGGATGCTGGGTAGCAAAAGTACATTCTGGCAtaatttttgacatatttttctctAACGTTTGCATTGATTTAACCTTTCTACAACACCCATTGTCTTATAATCCACTTTGCTGAATCAACATTTCAAAAGTCGATTGTCATATCAAGGTATCTCCTCCTATAGGAGAACTCAGAGGACGATAAGAAAAGGGGACGGTCGACAGACAGTGAAGTTAGTCAGGTGAGAGGCTCTCATCTGTGCTGTGCCAGTAGATGAACAGTTTAGAGCAGCGCTCTTCATCCTTGGTCCTGGAGAGTCACGGTGACTGAGGGGTTTTGGCCTCTGGGACCATGGTTGGAGACTTTTGATGTAGTTTGTACCATCTCCTACATAAGTGGGCCTCCATAGTTCACAGTAAACTTACTCATGCACTGTACAGCTGTGCTTGCCCTCTGGACAGTTTTGTCTGAAATGCCTTTTTCTGGTGCTTTGTCATTTGCAGTCACCTGTGAAGAACGGCACCCCATCCTTGCtatcttccttctcttcctccaccacctctgggtcctcctcatcctcctcccttGTATCCATGGCAAGTGTAGTCGGAGGCATTTCTGTGGTTCCCACAAGCAGCAGTCTTATAGGGAGCTTCAGCAGTGCGGTgcagcaacatcagcatcaacctgcacaacaacagcagcaacaacctCAGCCACCAAACcaaccgcagcagcagcagcagcagccatctcaGACAAAACCTTCTGTCCCCTCAAACAACACCCCCAGCCCGCCCAGCAACCCTCTTCTCCCAGCCTCAACTGCCCCCTCTCTCCCCACACCCAGCACACCCATTTCATCAGCTCCCAACTCTCAGTCTCAGTCCTCATCCGGGCCCACCCCGTCATCCAGTTTGGGACTCGGGCTGGGGCTGGGACTGAGCAAAATTGGCTTGACGGGGACCAGCAGTGCCAACCAAATGCCTGGTTTAGGCCTGGGTGGCCTCCCCACTTCTTTAAACACAATGGCAGGGCTCATTTCGGGCTCCACACCTGCCCCTTACGCTCAGGCAGCAGCATCAGGAGGCTTGGGTTTGAGCAGCACCACCCAGTCCAGCATTTCAGTGGAGAGCAGCACTTCCATCCCCACCTCTGGCTCCAGTGGAGTCACCACCAACGGGGCGGGGACAGGGCTCGGTTTGCTGGGCTCCAGCCCAGCCCACAGCTCCTTAAGTGGGAGTATTCTGGGTCTGGTTCCTGGGCAAAATGTAGCCCCTGGTCCCTCTCAGGTGCCGCCAAGTTCTGTCAGTACTACTCCCGGAgtagttggcatgatgggaggcAATGGAGGGAATGTTGGCGTGGTAGGAGGAGTAGGCGTGAACACTGCTCCTGCTAGACCACCCAGTGGACTCAAGCAAAATGGAAGCACAAGTACGTTAACTTGTtatgttttgctgtgtgtgacTCTTAACTTATTTGTTTAAGTCAACATTGTCTTCCCTTTATAaaggattatttttttctaactgTCCTCTCACCTGCTCTCAGGTTACAGTGCTGTAGTCGCAGAGAGCTCCACAGAATCAGCTCTAAGCACACCAAGCCAG
The nucleotide sequence above comes from Pempheris klunzingeri isolate RE-2024b chromosome 8, fPemKlu1.hap1, whole genome shotgun sequence. Encoded proteins:
- the cnot3a gene encoding CCR4-NOT transcription complex subunit 3a, which gives rise to MADKRKLQGEIDRCLKKVAEGVEQFEDIWQKLHNAANANQKEKYEADLKKEIKKLQRLRDQIKTWVASNEIKDKRQLVENRKLIETQMERFKVVERETKTKAYSKEGLGLAQKVDPAQREKEETGQWLTNTIDTLNMQVDQFESEVESLSVQTRKKKGDKEKQDRIEELKRLIERHRFHIRMLETILRMLDNDSIAVDSIQKIKDDVEYYIDSSQDPDFEENEFLYDDLDLEDIPAALVATSPSGQGNVEDEMYLHSSSTPTSTTSSSPIPPSPATCTAENSEDDKKRGRSTDSEVSQSPVKNGTPSLLSSFSSSTTSGSSSSSSLVSMASVVGGISVVPTSSSLIGSFSSAVQQHQHQPAQQQQQQPQPPNQPQQQQQQPSQTKPSVPSNNTPSPPSNPLLPASTAPSLPTPSTPISSAPNSQSQSSSGPTPSSSLGLGLGLGLSKIGLTGTSSANQMPGLGLGGLPTSLNTMAGLISGSTPAPYAQAAASGGLGLSSTTQSSISVESSTSIPTSGSSGVTTNGAGTGLGLLGSSPAHSSLSGSILGLVPGQNVAPGPSQVPPSSVSTTPGVVGMMGGNGGNVGVVGGVGVNTAPARPPSGLKQNGSTSYSAVVAESSTESALSTPSQSQSSQPSSLSSSTSQPMDNGPSLISSITLPPSSPSPSFSDSTPGGGSLLNGPHSYTQASEALKAPEPLSSLKAMAERAALGSGLDGEIPNLHLTDRGRNDIFSGSSAAPGTPAAPQPSVSEVSIPPSLGVCPLGPTPLPKDQLYQQAMQESAWTHMPHPSDSERIRQYLMRNPCPTLPFHHQIPPHHSDSIEFYQRLSTETLFFIFYYLEGTKAQYLSAKALKKQSWRFHTKYMMWFQRHEEPKTITDEFEQGTYIYFDYEKWGQRKKEGFTFEYRYLEDRDLQ